In Rahnella aquatilis CIP 78.65 = ATCC 33071, one DNA window encodes the following:
- the aaeA gene encoding p-hydroxybenzoic acid efflux pump subunit AaeA: MKNFSIKIIRYTITLILVVLAVIAIFKAWAFYTESPWTRDAKFTADVVSIAPDVTGLITDVPVVDNQLVKKGQVLFKIDQPRYQQALDEASADVAYYQALVSEKKREAGRRVKLGVQAMSQEEIDQANNVLQTAQHQMAKAQAARDLAILDLERTVVVAPADGWVTNLTVHPGNYINRGSTAVALVKKNSFYILAYLEETKLSGLKKGDRAEITPLGSNRIMHGTVDSVAAAVTNSSSSAATNGLATIDSNLEWVRLAQRVPVKILLDAEDQQHPYPAGTTATVVITGSHDRKQDEGSPFLRLLHRLREFG, translated from the coding sequence GTGAAAAATTTCTCCATAAAAATAATACGTTACACAATAACGTTGATTCTTGTCGTGCTGGCTGTCATCGCAATCTTCAAAGCCTGGGCGTTCTATACAGAATCTCCATGGACCCGTGATGCCAAATTTACCGCTGACGTGGTGTCTATCGCGCCCGATGTCACCGGTCTGATTACCGATGTGCCGGTGGTTGATAACCAACTGGTGAAGAAAGGGCAGGTGCTGTTCAAAATCGACCAGCCGCGCTACCAGCAGGCGCTGGACGAAGCGAGTGCTGACGTCGCGTATTACCAGGCGCTGGTTTCTGAGAAAAAACGCGAAGCCGGACGCCGTGTGAAACTGGGCGTTCAGGCCATGTCGCAGGAAGAAATCGATCAGGCAAATAACGTGCTGCAAACCGCTCAACATCAGATGGCGAAAGCGCAGGCTGCACGGGATCTGGCGATACTGGATCTGGAACGTACCGTGGTTGTTGCACCTGCCGACGGCTGGGTCACTAACCTGACCGTCCATCCGGGCAACTACATCAACCGTGGTTCGACCGCCGTGGCGCTGGTGAAGAAAAATTCCTTCTATATTCTGGCCTATCTGGAAGAAACCAAACTGTCCGGGCTGAAAAAAGGTGATCGTGCGGAAATCACGCCGCTCGGCAGCAACCGCATCATGCACGGTACGGTCGACAGCGTAGCGGCCGCGGTGACTAACAGTTCCTCTTCTGCGGCGACCAACGGTCTGGCGACTATCGACAGCAACCTCGAATGGGTGCGTCTGGCGCAGCGTGTGCCGGTGAAAATCCTGCTTGATGCTGAAGATCAGCAACATCCTTATCCGGCAGGTACCACGGCGACGGTGGTGATTACCGGCAGCCATGACCGTAAACAAGATGAAGGATCCCCGTTCCTTCGCCTCCTGCATCGTCTGAGAGAGTTTGGTTAA
- the aaeB gene encoding p-hydroxybenzoic acid efflux pump subunit AaeB → MNSVLIPRVRFACKLTFAILGALVLGFYLQLETPRWSAMTAAIVTSGPALAAGGEPFAGAIRHRGFLRVIGTFIGCIAALVIVIATARAPVVMLLLCCIWAGVCTWWSSLVRIENSYALGLAGYTALIIVVTSASSPLQTPQFAVERCSEIVIGICCAIVADLLFSPRSIKKDIDRAVSQLMLDQFALMRICVNSGTKEDIDNSWNNLVKSTTALNGMRGSLMMESSRWQRCNRRLKALHSTSLSMITQACETYLILQNSPERISPDLKALFAEPAETVADVHRRLKQLRQIITGMHSDNVLMTVSAWTGAGTRALLLIKGIQTNSSISVIESGVLDGEVVVRPVSAERHHALVNGLRTFTATAIGCLMWLWTGWTSASGCVIIIAVVTSLAMRTPNPKGMAMDFIIGMLLAIPVGSMMFMLIMPATQQSLFLLCLMLGIFTFFIGIEVTKRRLGMLGLLAGTINILVLSNPMVFNVTSFLDNAMGQAIGTVIAMAVLLIVRDKSREKTGRTLLNRFMSSAVSALTTKAYRRRENHLPALYHQLNQLLVMFPNDIGKYRLALMLIIAHQRMKLAEVPVNDELSAFHKKIRNTADHVVSSSGEGKRTYYYQRLLKELGEYQEKLVEYDAPLKVTEPVRRLTEMLHRYQHAFLA, encoded by the coding sequence ATGAATAGCGTACTTATCCCGCGTGTGCGTTTTGCCTGCAAGCTAACGTTCGCGATCCTCGGCGCACTGGTTCTCGGCTTTTATCTGCAACTCGAAACTCCGCGCTGGTCGGCCATGACCGCCGCCATCGTGACGTCCGGCCCTGCGCTGGCCGCGGGGGGAGAACCCTTTGCCGGTGCTATTCGTCATCGTGGTTTTCTGCGTGTTATCGGCACTTTTATCGGCTGTATCGCGGCGCTGGTGATCGTGATTGCCACCGCCCGCGCGCCGGTCGTTATGCTGTTGCTGTGTTGCATCTGGGCGGGCGTGTGCACCTGGTGGTCATCGCTGGTGCGTATTGAGAACTCGTATGCGCTGGGTCTGGCCGGTTATACCGCACTGATTATCGTGGTGACGTCTGCCAGTTCCCCCCTGCAAACGCCGCAGTTTGCGGTTGAGCGTTGCAGTGAAATCGTTATCGGGATTTGCTGTGCCATCGTCGCTGACTTACTGTTCTCTCCCCGTTCCATTAAAAAAGATATCGACCGCGCCGTCAGTCAGCTGATGTTGGATCAGTTTGCGCTGATGCGGATTTGCGTGAACAGCGGGACGAAGGAAGACATCGATAATTCCTGGAATAACCTGGTAAAAAGCACCACTGCGCTGAACGGTATGCGTGGCAGCCTGATGATGGAGTCTTCACGCTGGCAGCGATGCAATCGTCGCCTGAAAGCGCTGCACAGCACCTCGCTGAGCATGATCACGCAGGCGTGTGAAACCTATCTGATTTTACAAAACTCACCGGAGCGGATTTCGCCTGACCTGAAAGCGTTGTTCGCTGAACCTGCTGAAACCGTGGCGGATGTACACCGCAGGCTGAAACAGTTGCGCCAGATAATTACCGGCATGCACAGCGACAACGTGCTCATGACGGTCAGCGCCTGGACCGGTGCCGGCACCCGTGCGCTGTTGCTGATAAAAGGCATCCAGACCAACAGCAGTATCAGCGTCATTGAAAGCGGTGTGCTCGACGGTGAAGTGGTCGTGCGGCCTGTTTCGGCTGAACGTCATCATGCGCTGGTCAACGGCCTGCGAACCTTCACTGCAACAGCTATCGGCTGCCTGATGTGGTTGTGGACAGGCTGGACGTCGGCCAGCGGCTGCGTGATTATCATTGCTGTGGTGACCTCGCTGGCGATGCGTACGCCAAATCCGAAAGGCATGGCTATGGATTTCATCATCGGCATGTTGCTGGCGATCCCGGTCGGTTCGATGATGTTTATGCTGATTATGCCCGCGACGCAGCAGAGTCTGTTCCTGCTGTGTCTGATGCTGGGGATCTTCACTTTCTTTATCGGTATCGAAGTGACCAAGCGTCGTCTCGGTATGCTCGGATTGCTGGCGGGCACCATTAATATTCTGGTGCTCAGCAATCCGATGGTATTTAACGTCACGTCGTTTCTGGATAACGCGATGGGGCAGGCGATCGGTACGGTTATCGCGATGGCGGTGTTACTGATTGTGCGGGATAAATCCCGTGAGAAAACCGGCCGTACGCTGCTTAACCGCTTCATGAGCAGCGCGGTATCGGCGCTGACCACCAAAGCATACCGGCGTCGTGAAAACCACCTTCCGGCGCTTTATCATCAGCTGAACCAGTTGCTGGTGATGTTCCCGAATGACATCGGCAAATACCGTCTGGCGCTGATGCTGATTATCGCCCACCAGCGCATGAAACTGGCCGAAGTGCCGGTGAATGACGAGCTGTCAGCGTTCCACAAGAAAATACGTAACACCGCCGATCATGTGGTGTCGTCCTCAGGCGAAGGCAAACGCACCTATTACTATCAGCGTTTACTGAAAGAGCTGGGCGAATATCAGGAAAAACTGGTTGAGTACGACGCACCGCTGAAAGTCACTGAGCCGGTGCGGCGTCTGACCGAGATGCTGCACCGTTATCAGCATGCGTTCCTTGCCTG
- the aaeX gene encoding p-hydroxybenzoic acid efflux pump operon protein AaeX, with translation MSLLPVMVIFGLSFPPVFFEILLALVVFFLLRRVLQPTGIYDFVWHPALFNTALYCCLFYLISCMFV, from the coding sequence ATGAGTTTGCTTCCGGTAATGGTGATTTTCGGATTGTCGTTTCCTCCGGTGTTTTTTGAAATATTGCTGGCTCTGGTGGTGTTTTTCCTGCTGCGGCGCGTATTGCAACCCACCGGAATTTATGACTTTGTCTGGCACCCGGCGTTGTTCAACACAGCGTTGTACTGCTGTCTTTTCTACCTGATCTCCTGCATGTTCGTCTGA
- the rng gene encoding ribonuclease G, which yields MTAELLVNVTPSETRVAYIDGGILQEIHIERETKRGIAGNIYKGRISRVLPGMQAAFVDIGLEKAAFLHASDIMPHTECVARDEQKNFHVRDIAELVHQGQDLMVQVVKDPLGTKGARLTTDITLPSRYLVFMPGASHVGVSQRIESEAERDRLKRIVSEYCDEHGGYIIRTAAEGVGEEELKQDAAYLKRLWTKVMERKRRNKTKCKLYGELALAHRVLRDFAGEALDRIRVDSRLTYELLVEFTSEYMPEMTSKLEHYSGKQPIFDLFDVENEIQRALERKVELKSGGYLIIDQTEAMTTVDINTGAFVGHRNLEDTIFNTNTEATQAIARQLRLRNLGGIIIIDFIDMSNEDHRRRVLHSLEQALSKDRVKTGIHGFSALGLVEMTRKRTRESVEHVLCSDCPTCHARGTVKTVETVCYEILREIVRVHHAYDSDRFLVYASAAVGEALKGEESHALAEVEIFVGKQVKVQIEPLYSQEQFDVVMM from the coding sequence ATGACAGCTGAATTACTGGTCAATGTCACCCCGTCTGAAACCCGCGTGGCTTACATTGACGGTGGCATTCTGCAGGAAATCCATATTGAGCGCGAGACCAAGCGCGGGATTGCCGGCAACATTTATAAAGGGCGTATCAGCCGTGTTCTGCCGGGTATGCAGGCCGCATTTGTTGATATCGGTCTTGAAAAAGCCGCGTTTTTACATGCTTCAGACATCATGCCGCACACTGAATGTGTGGCGCGTGACGAACAGAAAAATTTCCACGTGCGTGACATCGCAGAACTGGTGCATCAGGGCCAGGATCTGATGGTGCAGGTGGTGAAAGATCCGCTTGGCACCAAGGGCGCACGCCTGACGACAGACATTACGTTGCCTTCCCGCTATCTGGTGTTCATGCCCGGTGCGTCACACGTGGGTGTTTCGCAGCGTATCGAAAGCGAAGCTGAGCGTGATCGTCTCAAACGTATCGTTTCTGAATATTGTGATGAGCATGGTGGCTATATTATTCGTACCGCAGCCGAAGGTGTGGGCGAAGAAGAACTCAAACAAGATGCGGCCTACCTGAAACGCTTGTGGACCAAGGTGATGGAGCGCAAGCGTCGCAACAAAACCAAGTGCAAGCTGTATGGTGAGCTGGCGCTGGCGCACCGCGTACTGCGTGATTTTGCCGGTGAAGCACTGGACCGTATCCGCGTTGACTCCCGTCTGACGTATGAATTGCTGGTCGAATTTACCAGCGAATACATGCCTGAAATGACCAGTAAGCTGGAGCATTACAGCGGCAAGCAGCCTATTTTCGATCTGTTCGATGTGGAGAACGAAATCCAGCGTGCCCTTGAGCGCAAGGTGGAACTCAAGTCCGGCGGTTATCTGATTATCGACCAGACCGAAGCCATGACCACCGTGGATATTAATACCGGTGCGTTTGTTGGTCATCGCAATCTGGAAGACACTATTTTTAACACCAACACCGAAGCGACGCAGGCCATTGCCCGTCAGCTGCGATTGCGCAATCTCGGCGGCATTATCATCATCGACTTCATTGATATGTCCAATGAAGATCACCGCCGTCGCGTGTTGCACAGTCTTGAGCAGGCGCTGTCGAAAGACCGCGTGAAAACCGGCATTCACGGTTTCTCCGCGCTCGGTCTGGTGGAAATGACCCGCAAACGTACCCGCGAAAGCGTCGAACATGTGCTGTGCAGCGATTGTCCGACCTGTCATGCACGCGGCACGGTGAAAACCGTGGAAACCGTCTGCTATGAAATTCTGCGTGAAATCGTGCGTGTACATCATGCCTACGATTCTGATCGTTTCCTGGTTTACGCGTCTGCCGCAGTAGGGGAAGCGCTCAAGGGAGAAGAATCCCATGCACTGGCCGAAGTGGAAATTTTCGTCGGCAAGCAGGTGAAAGTGCAGATCGAGCCGCTGTACAGTCAGGAACAGTTCGATGTCGTCATGATGTGA
- the yhdP gene encoding AsmA2 domain-containing protein YhdP has protein sequence MRRLPGILLTTSATLVVIVALVISGLRLALPQLTRFQDQLVGKVEAVTGVPIELSQVSASWKTFGPIMEIRGLQVTLPDSKWQVQRITLALDVWQSLLHFRWQFRDLTFYNLQLDLNSTLGGESNKGNAIQPNRVSDIFLRQVDHFDLRNSRISFLTPSGPRAEFDIPQMTWLNSHNRHRAEGQLSLSSFNGQHGIVQLRMDLHDTNGLLNNGKIYLQADDIDMKPWFSRWLRNNTGVESANFSLAAWLTVRNGDIYAGDALLKNGSATWKNGTDKHQLDVDNLTLHGNRQGNGWQIGTKQLNLKTDGVAWPKGRLEALYLPENNQFLGPSQGEELRIRGTHLQLERLGPVIPTISFLTPALLERWQDLKPAGYVDRLALDIPLRQPDQTRFDVNWRDVSWQRWELLPGVNHFSGGLKGSVAGGQMTVKLQDSLLPFGEMFRAPLDVSAATGTFNWTDGKEGWSLSGKDVDVKASALWAKGDFRYNQPVKGEPWLNILAGIRLYDASQAWRYFPEPLMGKHLVDYLSGAIRAGQVDNATLTFNGNPQHFPFKKNEGQFEVWVPLRHSTFAFQPGWPALTDLDIDLDFLNDGLFMKAAHTKLGNVDGNNVVANIPDYLKEKLFIDADLRGQGKDIGDYFMDTPLHDSLGSALQELQIGGEVNGRLHLDIPLDGEPVRASGGVTLNNNSLFIKPLNSKISQLSGQFSYDNGNLQSNRLTGNWFGQPVNVMFSTQELQDHFNVQVGLDANWQMSKIPGLPAAAASKISGGTPWKGDVNITLPHKGTPTYTVDVNADLKDVSSHLPDPLNKKAGQPMPLVVNVKGDLHSFNLQGVLAGKDHFNSRWLLGKQLKLDRASWQANSKKTPPLPDDSSLTLHLPALDGESWLGLLSPDKATQDTNTKLAGFSFPHQIILTTPALTLAGQVWNDLTLTSVQGHQGMEVTAKGKEIDGMLNMNDNGPWLANIKYLYFNPQWTPEDVATSAPPGGNPSANDKVSFASWPSLQLRCEACWFLGQNFRKVNADLTPQGDQLMLRNGLIDTGVARLDVQGDWKQDGQGENTGLKGKLTGKNIEQAMSFFGVTTPLKGAPFDVNFDLHWKSVPWKPDISTLNGTLKNTLGKGEIADVGTGRAGQLLRLVSFDALLRKLRLDFSDTFGQGFYFDSIKSTAWIKDGVLHTDDLLIDGLEADIAITGKVNFVNQQLDLEAVIAPEISATVGVATAFVINPVAGVAVFAASKVLAPLWNKISLIRYQIDGTIAEPRINEILRKPVEHPKAAAAQ, from the coding sequence TTGAGGCGACTGCCCGGTATTTTATTAACCACCAGCGCAACCCTTGTCGTGATAGTGGCTTTGGTGATCAGTGGCTTGCGTCTGGCATTGCCTCAGTTGACCCGCTTTCAGGATCAACTGGTCGGGAAAGTCGAGGCGGTCACGGGCGTACCGATCGAATTATCGCAAGTCAGTGCCAGCTGGAAAACCTTTGGGCCGATTATGGAGATCCGCGGCCTTCAGGTGACATTGCCTGATTCAAAGTGGCAGGTTCAGCGCATTACCCTGGCGCTGGACGTCTGGCAATCCTTGCTGCATTTCCGCTGGCAGTTCCGCGACCTCACTTTCTACAATTTACAGCTGGATTTAAACAGCACGCTGGGGGGGGAAAGCAATAAAGGCAATGCTATCCAGCCAAACCGCGTCAGCGATATCTTCCTCAGACAGGTCGACCATTTCGATCTGCGTAACAGCCGCATTTCCTTCCTGACCCCTTCCGGCCCACGTGCGGAATTCGACATTCCTCAGATGACCTGGCTGAACAGCCACAACCGCCATCGCGCCGAAGGGCAGCTTAGCCTGTCGAGTTTTAACGGGCAGCACGGCATTGTGCAGTTACGTATGGATCTGCACGATACCAATGGTCTGCTCAATAACGGGAAAATTTATCTTCAGGCCGACGATATCGACATGAAGCCGTGGTTCAGCCGGTGGTTGCGCAATAATACCGGTGTGGAAAGTGCTAACTTTAGCCTCGCGGCGTGGCTGACGGTGCGTAATGGCGATATTTATGCCGGTGACGCATTGCTGAAAAATGGCTCTGCCACCTGGAAAAATGGCACCGACAAACACCAGCTCGATGTTGATAATCTGACATTGCACGGCAACCGTCAGGGTAACGGCTGGCAGATTGGCACGAAGCAGTTGAATCTGAAAACCGATGGTGTGGCCTGGCCGAAAGGCCGGCTTGAGGCACTTTATCTGCCGGAAAATAACCAGTTTCTCGGGCCTTCGCAGGGCGAAGAGCTGCGCATCCGTGGCACCCATCTGCAACTGGAACGCTTAGGCCCGGTAATCCCGACCATCTCTTTCCTGACCCCGGCTTTACTGGAGCGCTGGCAGGATCTGAAGCCTGCGGGTTATGTCGACCGCCTCGCGCTGGATATTCCGCTCAGGCAGCCGGATCAGACCCGTTTTGATGTGAACTGGCGCGATGTCAGCTGGCAGCGCTGGGAACTGCTGCCGGGCGTTAACCATTTCAGCGGTGGCCTGAAAGGGAGCGTGGCGGGCGGGCAGATGACGGTGAAATTACAAGACAGCCTGCTGCCGTTCGGTGAAATGTTCCGTGCACCGCTGGACGTCAGTGCGGCGACCGGGACCTTTAACTGGACGGACGGTAAAGAAGGTTGGTCATTGTCAGGTAAAGACGTGGATGTCAAAGCCAGCGCGTTGTGGGCGAAAGGCGATTTTCGCTATAACCAGCCTGTCAAAGGCGAGCCGTGGCTGAATATTCTGGCCGGTATTCGCCTGTATGACGCCAGTCAGGCCTGGCGCTATTTCCCTGAGCCGCTGATGGGTAAACATCTGGTGGATTATCTGAGCGGCGCGATCCGGGCCGGTCAGGTTGATAATGCCACGCTGACTTTCAACGGCAATCCCCAGCATTTCCCGTTCAAAAAGAACGAAGGACAGTTTGAAGTCTGGGTTCCGCTACGCCACTCGACCTTTGCGTTCCAGCCAGGCTGGCCAGCGCTGACCGATCTGGATATCGATCTTGATTTCCTCAATGACGGCCTGTTTATGAAGGCCGCGCACACCAAACTGGGCAACGTGGACGGCAACAATGTCGTTGCCAATATTCCTGATTATCTGAAAGAAAAGCTGTTTATTGATGCTGACCTTCGCGGGCAGGGTAAAGATATCGGCGACTATTTCATGGATACACCGCTGCATGACTCGCTGGGCTCGGCGCTACAGGAATTGCAGATTGGCGGTGAAGTGAATGGTCGCTTACATCTGGATATTCCGCTGGATGGTGAACCTGTGCGCGCATCCGGTGGCGTCACGCTCAATAACAACAGCCTGTTTATCAAACCGCTGAACAGCAAAATCAGCCAGCTCAGCGGTCAGTTCAGTTATGACAACGGCAACCTGCAAAGTAACCGGCTGACCGGCAACTGGTTCGGGCAACCGGTCAATGTGATGTTCAGCACCCAGGAACTGCAAGACCATTTCAACGTGCAGGTAGGGCTGGACGCGAACTGGCAAATGTCGAAGATCCCCGGCTTGCCAGCGGCAGCAGCCAGTAAAATTTCTGGCGGGACGCCATGGAAAGGTGACGTTAATATCACGCTGCCTCACAAAGGTACGCCAACGTATACCGTGGATGTTAACGCCGATCTGAAAGATGTGAGCAGTCACTTACCCGACCCGTTGAATAAGAAAGCCGGGCAGCCGATGCCGCTGGTAGTGAACGTTAAAGGTGACCTTCACAGCTTTAATCTGCAAGGCGTGCTGGCGGGCAAAGACCATTTCAACAGCCGCTGGCTGCTGGGCAAACAGCTGAAACTCGATCGCGCATCGTGGCAGGCAAACAGCAAAAAAACGCCACCCTTGCCGGATGACAGCAGCCTGACGCTGCATCTGCCCGCGCTTGACGGCGAAAGCTGGCTGGGTTTGCTGTCGCCGGATAAAGCGACGCAGGACACTAATACCAAACTGGCCGGTTTCAGCTTCCCGCACCAGATTATCCTGACAACGCCTGCGCTAACGTTGGCCGGACAGGTCTGGAATGACCTGACCCTTACCTCGGTGCAGGGACATCAGGGCATGGAGGTCACTGCCAAAGGTAAGGAAATCGATGGCATGCTGAACATGAATGACAACGGCCCGTGGCTGGCGAATATTAAATACCTCTATTTTAATCCGCAATGGACGCCGGAAGACGTGGCCACCAGCGCACCACCGGGCGGTAATCCGTCTGCTAACGATAAGGTTTCGTTTGCCAGCTGGCCGTCATTACAACTGCGCTGCGAGGCCTGCTGGTTCCTCGGCCAGAACTTCCGCAAAGTGAACGCCGACCTGACACCGCAAGGCGATCAGCTGATGTTGCGTAACGGTCTGATAGATACCGGTGTGGCGCGTCTCGACGTACAGGGCGACTGGAAGCAGGACGGGCAGGGCGAAAACACTGGCCTGAAAGGCAAGCTGACCGGTAAAAATATTGAGCAGGCCATGTCATTCTTTGGTGTGACCACGCCGCTGAAAGGCGCGCCGTTTGACGTTAACTTCGATCTGCACTGGAAATCCGTGCCGTGGAAACCGGATATCAGCACGCTGAATGGCACCTTGAAAAATACGCTGGGGAAAGGTGAAATTGCAGATGTGGGAACGGGCCGCGCCGGACAACTGCTGCGACTGGTCAGCTTCGATGCGTTGCTGCGCAAACTGCGTCTCGATTTCAGCGATACCTTTGGTCAGGGCTTCTATTTTGACTCGATCAAATCCACTGCCTGGATTAAAGACGGCGTACTTCATACCGACGATCTGCTGATTGATGGTCTGGAAGCAGATATCGCCATCACCGGGAAGGTCAATTTCGTGAATCAGCAACTGGATCTCGAAGCCGTGATTGCACCGGAAATTTCCGCCACCGTGGGCGTGGCGACGGCGTTCGTCATCAATCCGGTGGCGGGCGTTGCGGTCTTCGCTGCCAGCAAAGTACTGGCACCGCTGTGGAATAAAATTTCGCTTATCCGCTATCAGATTGACGGCACTATTGCAGAACCGCGCATCAACGAAATTCTGCGTAAGCCGGTTGAACATCCGAAAGCCGCCGCTGCACAGTAA
- the aaeR gene encoding HTH-type transcriptional activator AaeR — protein MDRLKRMSIFAQVVESGSFTAAARRLDMSVSAISQTISKLENDLQIKLLNRSTRSLGLTEAGKIYYQGCRKMLHDVREVHEQLYSFNNTPTGTLRIGSSSTMAQNVLAAMTAEMLTEYPGLTVNLVTGIPAPDLIADGLDLVIRVGALQDSSLFSTRLGSMPMVVCAARSYLAQHGTPEKPADMVNFSWLEYSVRPDSEFELIAPEGISTRITPQGRFVTNDSQTMIRWLKAGVGIAYVPLMWVIEEINAGEVEILFRRYQSDPRPVYALYTEKDKLPLKVQVCIDYLTDYFKRVSKVYQGYRQGKKITQWN, from the coding sequence ATGGACCGATTAAAACGCATGTCGATCTTTGCTCAGGTGGTGGAAAGCGGCTCGTTCACGGCGGCCGCACGACGCCTCGACATGAGCGTTTCCGCCATCAGTCAGACGATTTCAAAGCTGGAAAATGATTTACAAATCAAACTGCTAAACCGCAGCACCCGCAGTCTTGGCCTGACAGAAGCCGGTAAGATTTACTATCAGGGCTGCCGGAAAATGTTGCACGATGTGCGTGAAGTGCATGAACAATTGTATTCCTTCAACAATACCCCGACCGGCACATTACGCATCGGCAGCTCATCGACAATGGCACAAAATGTTCTTGCTGCCATGACCGCAGAAATGCTCACCGAATACCCCGGCCTCACGGTGAATCTGGTAACCGGCATTCCTGCACCGGATCTCATCGCTGACGGGCTGGATCTGGTGATCCGCGTCGGCGCGTTGCAGGATTCCAGTCTGTTCAGCACCCGTTTAGGCTCAATGCCGATGGTGGTGTGCGCGGCGCGCAGTTATCTGGCGCAACACGGCACGCCGGAGAAACCCGCCGATATGGTGAATTTTTCCTGGCTGGAATACAGCGTCCGCCCGGACAGTGAATTCGAACTCATCGCCCCCGAAGGTATTTCGACCCGCATTACGCCACAGGGCCGTTTCGTCACCAACGATTCGCAGACCATGATCCGCTGGCTGAAAGCCGGTGTCGGTATCGCGTATGTGCCGCTGATGTGGGTGATTGAGGAGATCAATGCCGGTGAGGTGGAAATTCTGTTCAGACGCTATCAGTCTGATCCGCGCCCGGTTTATGCGCTGTATACCGAAAAAGACAAACTCCCGCTGAAGGTGCAGGTCTGCATTGATTATCTGACGGATTATTTCAAACGGGTGAGTAAGGTGTATCAGGGTTACAGGCAGGGAAAGAAAATCACGCAGTGGAATTAA
- the tldD gene encoding metalloprotease TldD, translating to MSLALVSEQLLTANNLSHQDLFSILGQLSERRLDYADLFFQSSFHEAWVIEDSIIKDGSYNIDQGVGVRAVSGEKTGFAYADQITLNALNLSATAARSIVREQGNGKAHTLGEIAYKSLYSPLDPLQSLPREAKIELLHRVDKIARAADKRVQEVSASITGVYENILVAATDGTLAADIRPLVRLSVSVLVEQDGRRERGSSGGGGRVGYDYFLETVNGEVRAEAFARDAVRMALLNLTAVAAPAGGMPVVLGAGWPGVLLHEAVGHGLEGDFNRRGTSVFSGQMGKQVASELCTVVDDGTIPNLRGSLAIDDEGVPGQYNMLIENGVLKGYMQDKLNARLMGVAPTGNGRRESYAHLPMPRMTNTYMLGGKSTPEEIISSVEFGLYAPNFGGGQVDITSGKFVFSTSEAYLIEKGRITKPVKGATLIGSGIEAMQQISMVGNDLALDKGVGVCGKEGQSLPVGVGQPTLKLDNLTVGGTA from the coding sequence ATGAGTCTGGCCTTAGTCAGTGAGCAGTTACTAACTGCCAATAATCTGAGTCATCAGGATCTGTTTTCCATTTTGGGCCAGTTGTCTGAACGTCGTCTCGATTATGCCGATCTCTTTTTCCAGTCCAGTTTCCATGAAGCCTGGGTGATCGAAGACAGCATCATCAAAGACGGTTCTTACAATATCGATCAGGGCGTCGGTGTCCGCGCAGTCAGCGGTGAAAAAACCGGTTTTGCTTACGCTGACCAAATCACCCTGAATGCCCTGAACCTGAGTGCAACGGCTGCCCGCAGTATTGTCCGCGAGCAGGGCAATGGCAAAGCACACACGCTGGGCGAAATCGCCTACAAATCTCTTTATTCGCCACTGGATCCGCTGCAAAGCCTGCCACGCGAAGCAAAAATCGAACTGCTGCACCGCGTCGACAAAATTGCCCGAGCGGCCGATAAGCGTGTGCAGGAAGTCAGTGCCAGCATCACCGGCGTGTATGAAAACATCCTGGTGGCTGCCACTGACGGCACGCTGGCGGCAGATATTCGCCCGCTGGTGCGCCTGTCCGTGAGCGTTCTGGTTGAACAGGACGGACGTCGTGAGCGTGGCTCAAGTGGCGGCGGCGGTCGTGTCGGTTATGACTACTTCCTCGAAACCGTTAACGGTGAAGTGCGTGCGGAAGCTTTTGCCCGTGATGCCGTGCGTATGGCATTACTGAATCTGACCGCAGTGGCGGCGCCTGCGGGCGGCATGCCGGTGGTTCTGGGCGCGGGCTGGCCGGGCGTGCTGTTGCACGAGGCGGTAGGCCACGGTCTGGAAGGTGACTTTAACCGTCGCGGGACTTCTGTATTTAGCGGTCAGATGGGCAAACAGGTGGCGTCTGAACTCTGCACCGTGGTGGATGACGGTACGATCCCGAATCTGCGCGGTTCGCTGGCGATTGATGATGAAGGTGTGCCGGGTCAGTACAACATGCTGATCGAAAATGGCGTGCTGAAAGGTTATATGCAGGACAAACTGAATGCGCGCCTGATGGGTGTTGCGCCGACCGGCAACGGCCGCCGCGAATCTTACGCACACCTGCCGATGCCGCGTATGACCAACACCTATATGCTCGGCGGCAAATCCACGCCGGAAGAGATCATCAGCAGTGTAGAGTTTGGCCTGTATGCGCCAAACTTCGGCGGCGGTCAGGTGGATATCACCTCGGGTAAATTCGTATTCTCTACGTCCGAAGCATATCTGATCGAAAAAGGCCGCATCACCAAACCGGTGAAAGGCGCGACGCTAATCGGCTCGGGCATTGAAGCGATGCAACAGATTTCCATGGTCGGCAACGATCTGGCGCTCGATAAAGGCGTCGGCGTATGTGGTAAAGAAGGCCAGAGTCTGCCGGTCGGGGTCGGTCAGCCAACCCTGAAACTGGATAATCTCACCGTCGGCGGCACTGCGTAG